The following proteins are encoded in a genomic region of Primulina huaijiensis isolate GDHJ02 chromosome 3, ASM1229523v2, whole genome shotgun sequence:
- the LOC140972546 gene encoding uncharacterized protein, which translates to MTGRRGSRRANSASSRPQMGPEQSHVGTRQEQPRQETRAGQPRHETRVEQPRPSENVGNLTLEQLAPPKRGEYGDGRDVEENTDVEAAVGKESTGTQEKKSFSLAILEEGLPQSFRKSNVGEYDECTDPEEHLERFDNTALLHQYSDEVKCKVFLDTLVRFASSKRHQRNYLSLFVMKQQETETLREFIRRFNDAALDIPDASPDIIISAFTQGLRGGEFFKSLVKKPPSSYDDLLSRAEKYVNLEDAQRHKRMEQRSGGSRVEGAERGGRKRGAGERENDKTRGRGQFSSHVPLDRSRDKVREPEERWEKSQRVESSARLTSGDIREGSASGSRPRSRPSPRRGQGPTWINERDGEQRGECRGQDVPQEPVEPRRGMNEDNHPTRGMIHMISGGATDGESVRARKAHGRRLENFDISRGTNLPQDLIISFGPEDLRDVVTPHNDALVVTTTIVNYDVARIFIDNGSSINVLFKSTLDQMKVK; encoded by the exons ATGACCGGTAGGAGAGGGAGCAGAAGAGCTAACTCAGCATCGTCGCGTCCTCAGATGGGACCTGAGCAATCGCATGTTGGGACGAGGCAGGAACAACCTCGTCAGGAGACTAGAGCTGGGCAGCCCCGtcacgagacaagggtcgagcAACCTCGTCCCAGTGAGaatgtggggaacttgaccTTGGAACAGTTGG CCCCTCCCAAACGAGGGGAATATGGAGATGGGAGAGATGTGGAAGAAAATACGGATGTTGAGGCAGCAGTTGGGAAGGAGAGCACGGGCACCCAAGAGAAGAAGTCCTTTTCACTTGCAATTTTGGAAGAAGGGCTTCCTCAAAGTTTCCGAAAATCAAATGTGGGAGAATACGATGAATGCACTGACCCAGAAGAACATTTGGAAAGGTTTGATAACACAGCTCTGTTGCATCAGTATTCAGATGAAGTTAAGTGTAAGGTGTTTTTGGacacgttggtgag ATTCGCTAGCAGCAAGAGGCACCAAAGAAATTATTTGAGTCTGTTTGTGATGAAGCAGCAAGAAACTGAAACTCTGCGAGAATTTATCCGGCGTTTCAATGATGCAGCGCTGGATATACCAGATGCTTCCCCTGACATCATAATAAGTGCCTTTACCCAGGGACTGAGGGGAGGGGAGTTCTTTAAATCGTTGGTCAAGAAGCCTCCATCAAGTTATGATGATCTGTTATCTCGGgcggaaaaatatgtaaatctagAAGATGCCCAGCGGCATaagaggatggagcagcggTCTGGGGGAAGTAGAGTTGAGGGAGCGGAAAGAGGAGGTAGGAAGAGAGGTGCGGGCGAGAGGGAAAATGATAAAACTAGAGGCAGAggacaattctcgtcccatgtTCCTCTGGATAGGAGTCGTGACAAGGTGAGGGAGCCTGAGGAGAGGTGGGAGAAGTCGCAAAGGGTTGAGAGCAGTGCTAGATTGACTTCGGGGGACATACGAGAAGGATCTGCATCCGGGAGTCGACCGAGGTCTCGCCCGTCCCCTAGGCGTGGTCAAGGCCCTACATGGATAAATGAGAGGGATGGGGAGCAGAGAGGGGAATGTCGAGGTCAAGATGTCCCTCAGGAGCCCGTCGAGCCGAGGAGGGGAATGAATGAGGACAACCACCCtacgagaggaatgattcatatgatctcggggggtgctactgatggagaATCTGTGCGAGCTCGGAAGGCACATGGGAGAAGGTTGGAGAACTTTGACATATCTAGGGGTACAAACTTACCACAAGACCTAATCATCAGCTTTGGGCCGGAAGATCTCCGAGACGTTGTGACTCCacataacgatgccttggtggtgaCGACCACCATTGTCAATTATGATGTGGCGaggatatttattgataatggaagctccATAAACGTCTTGTTCAAGAGCACGTTGGATCAAATGAAGGTGAAATGA